TAAACATCATTCCTTATTAAATTAATGCTAGAGACAGCTGAATAGAATTTGtacagaatataaatataatttgagatactTTAGAAAATAGTTGTTgtaattcttcttcttcttcttcttcttcttcttcttcttcttattattattattattattattattattattattattattacaaatgtaatttgccAGAGGCAAGACAGCATTTTAATGATTTAGGATTGTGTATTTGCACTTTGTGCGCTGTATGGTACAATGGTATTTTGTAGCAAACTAAAATTGTAACTATATTTAAGGTCTGCTAAATGACttgaaataataatgagaatGGAGGGAACAAGAAACAATAACCTGTATGACGTATCTGGCAGCAAAAAcagttcagtcaatgatttatCACAGGCAGCTAGACAGAGCCTTTGAAACAACCAGGATACTGGGAGAATAAATCTGAAATGAAGGGAGGGGAAATGATAGATTGAGAGCCTGCAATCAGATATGTAGAGCTGCATTCAGACATGATTAGGTAATACAACTAATTTGTATGACAGTTTCAACTACACTAACTGTGGGCAACTCCGTGCTTCACCAGACAACTACACATTTCAGAGCCACACTTCACCTTTTTCAGACTGCGTTTCGATTCGTTTCCAAGGTTGGGTTGGTGTGAAAGCCCTCCCAGTACAGCAGGACACACTGTCAAAAGCCTTGGTCTGCACTGGGCCAACGCTCTGATGGCGGATGGCATCGCTGTGGTGTTCTTCCCACATGCTACATGAATACAGTAACAATGAATAAAACAGATGTGTTCCAATCTGAATTGCAAGGGCCTAGAAAGCGAAGGTAACACATCTAGTTCTGGTTTTATGAAAGGCACTGAATTACAACTTATGCTTTTCCAGTGAAAAAAATGCTGAATGCATTGTGTAGAATATCCTACCTGCACACAACTGAGGCACTTAAACAAGGAAGAGGAGGTAAAGCATCTGGAGACCGTAAATGGACTGAACTCAGAAGTGCAACACGTTGAGAGGTACTGGGACAAATTCATGTCGCTTCATCCTTATTCCGAGTGACCACTATTTCAATGTACACGCAATGCTATACAGTTAAGCAGTACACAGCACTGTTTTCACATTGGAGGTCTATTGCATGTGGCACACTTTTGTGAAGGAGGTACAGGTTGCTTAATTGACGGTGTTTAGTCTCTTAATGCTGAAAAAGCATGATAGATATGAAGCCAATGAAAGTGtttacattcataaatataGGATGTTCTGtctatttgattttaaatgaaatatgaaATCATCTGTTCATTCTTTTCATATTAAATAGTTATAACTCACACatatatggatatacagttaggtccataaatatttggacagtgacacaattgtcataattgtggctctgtacgccaccaaaatggatttgaaaggaaacaatcaagatttgctttaagtgtagactttcatctttaatgtgatggtagttacatccaaattagaTGAACGTTGTAGGAATTACACTGGGGAAGAatcccagcatctggtgatgtctatgggttccagacttcaggcagtcattgactgcaaaggatttgcaaccaagtattgaaactcacaatttaattcatgattatgttagtttgtccaaatacgtttcagcccctaaaattgggggggccACATgtaaaaattggtgtaattcctacaccattcacccgatgtaactaccctcaaattaaagatgaaagtctacacttaaagcacatcttgattttcctttcaaatccattgtggtggtgtacagacccaaaatgatgacaattgtgtcactgtccaaatatttatggacctaattgtataaaactatgctttttaaaaagagaCAGCCAGGTGCAGTAtgatagaaaaaataataaaccttaATGAATTAAGtcccttttttttgttctgctgACAGGTCTGTGTGGCAAGAAGAAATGAAGGTCCCAGCATTTTTACAGCTCTCCATAGGAGATCTTCGAATGCCTTTTTCTGATGAGATCACATACATCATTGTGGGCCTCGCAGTGCTTCTGTTTCTCGTGGCAGCTGCCATACTAGCATGGCAGATTTACCAATTCTGCAAGCACAAATCACGCACTGATGGAAATGGTATGACGCCAGAGTTAGTCAGTAAAATAGAAATATGATAATGATATAATAATATCATATGTAACATAGAGCACAGTAACAATGCAATGATACTTATAACGCATCCTTGAGGGGATacctggtttaaaaaaaatatagctcccacactgcacacacaaacagtgaGGCAGGTAAGAAATAAAGTTGAACCTCTGTCTTAATTACCGACCGTTAGAGAAATgtatattgaatattgaatgaTTAAGAGAACATCCTGGTTTTCAAGctaatgaaaatgcattgaTAATTTCAGGAAAAGGCACCCAAAGCACGGAAGAAAAGAGCATGCAGAACGGCACTGCCGGCACGGACGACGGAGATTCGCAAATCCAGAGACATAACTACAAGGTGAATTTACAATCTCATGTTCTTGTCTTGGTCATCCGTCTCCCTTCTCGAAACCTGACCTAGCCTTATTTTTACCCCTATTTCCTTCTCCTGCTTACTCCAGAGATGGGAATGATCAATCATGTAAGGAaaaaaatcctttaaaaaatgttcatttgttGGAAGAGTCAACATCGCCATGTCCCTGTGTTCCACCACAGGTCTGAATCGCTACTGGATGTTTAACTGAACAGTTTAAGGATTAGGTTGAAAATAAAGTGGGTTATAACAGTGTGAACTACACTCCCAAAAAAGTCAATATTTTGAGCTGCTTGCTAAGACATTGCTGCTTGCTATTATAATCAAAGCACTCTACATACATTCCTGAGCAACTGCAGAAAAAAGCGAATTAGTTACTAATGATTATGGTGGCTGTTAGAATTGAAAAGGTACATGACATTTTGGCCTGGTTTGTCTAAGAACAGGAATGCAAAACAAACTGCAGGGTATTTGATTAGTTTAAAGGCGTTTCCTTGGCCTGGTAAATACTGTGGTTTATGTAGCgctttttacaatatttactgAGTAAAATGGATATCGCCTGCCATGTTCTTTACAAAACAGGTTTCAGATCCATACCTTGCTTTATGTGTTATCTTATGTCATTTATTTGATTGTGATACTCAATTAAGTGCAgtactattttaattaataagaaAGGTCGGCCTACATTCTTGAAGCGTAgctcacttttattttttttcaaataaacagaaaaacccATTTTTAAAATCGATAATATTAAGATTCCCAACTGTTTGAATAATGTGAATTCTGTAACTACTGACTTATTCCAGTGTTTTCAAAGTGACTGCTATGTTTTTTGATACAATGGGAAGTCTATGCAAAAGCTCAAGGCCTCAAAGATCCCTCTGACTCACTGCATATCTCCCTCCGTGAGACACAATTCACTCATCTAGGGTCTTCagtgtgtgtggtttgtttggtttttgtcCCGTATCCACTGTATGATCTGACAACCCTGaaggtatttgtattttgtaacatTTGATCTGCCAGTAGCCAAAATAATCAAACACGCTGACCCCACAGGTGGCAAAACTCCAGGACAAGATTGAAAAGCTGAGCAGGTGTCTCTCTCCCACCTCCTCCCTGTCAGAGTTGGACAGCATGGATCTAGACAGCCCCCTGGAGGACGAGGACGGCGATGAGATGCCCCGGGGGTGCCTGCGCTTCTCCCTCTTCTATGACTCCGAGCTGAGCCGGCTGGTGGTGACGGTGCTGGACGCCGGCGGGCTGCCTGTGCGAGACTTCAGCCACAGTGTGGACCCCTTTGTCAGGGTGCGGCTGTTGTCTGGGCCCCCATCAGAGCAGTCCTCACTGTGCTGCGTGCTCCAGGAGTGGGACACCCGCCTGGTGAAGAACAGTAGGAGCCCCTCATTCGGGGACCAGTTCTCCTACTCACTGCCTGAGGACGAGCTGCCGGCCATCACAGTCAAGCTGGAGGTCTGTATCTGCAAAAAGAGCCATCTCTTAAACCACTGCGAGGAGCCCAGTGTGACAGATACCTCCCAGATATTTAACTCATATATAACTGATATACTGGATTTCTAAggattaaagtatttatttaattatatttatttttaataaaggaAGGCTCCTAAGTGTACTACATGGTAAGGTGAATATTTTGACTAATCAAAGCTAACTACAATAGCTAGATGTTTTCCAGTTCACATCCAAAAATGCTAGCCAAAAAACCTTTGAAAGTCAGCTTCAGTTGATATAATAGGAGGCATTACCTACTTAGTACTCACCTTTCTGAGGACTGACGTTAACCTTTACCTGTGGATGTGTATTGCAAAATTGTTTATGTTAGCTGTTTTCTTAAACCAAATACATGTTTTCCTGAGATATAATACTAACAACTTTTCAAGTATTATGCTTCTCGTTTGgctatgcttaaaaaaaaaaaccagtgTTATGTGCTTGTGTCAGAGTCTTACcaaaaaatggttcaaaaagaTCAAAGTCACTCCTGAATAAAAACTGCATCAAAATAGGCCAAGACTTTTCTGTTTTGCATAGCAGACAGCATAAATACATGATAGGTAGCACAATATACAAGCATAGATACTTCTTTGTATAAAATTTGACACTGTGTACTGCTCCTATAtatgttataaaaaaaacataaaatacccTTGCTTGGGGGTGGGTAATTACAGGGAAAATGGTGGGTACATTTTCTAATGCTCCTTGTCTGCTGGTAACTCTCTCATACAATCCTACTACATATTATATCCTAAAATTATCTTCTGCTAACTCCCATAGTGATAttctctaatatatatatatatatatatatatatacagacgggcatattaaaaggaaaaaacaacataaagtgtctcagtaaggtgttgggcaccacgagccgccagaacagcttcaatgctcttggcacagattctacgagtctctggactctactggagggatgaacaccattcttccaaaagatattccctcattcggggttttgatgatggtgctggagagcgctgtctaacacgtctaaaatctcccataggtgttcaattgggttgagaactggtgactgtgaaggccatagcatatgattcacatcattttcatactcatcaaaccattcagtgagccctcgtgccctgtggatggggccattgtcatcctggaagagacccctcccatcaggatagaaatgtgtcaccataggataaaggtgatcactcagaacaactttgtaatgatttgcagtgacccttccctctaagaggacaagtggacccaaaccataccaggaaaatgccccccacagcataacaagggctccggaccccctcactgtaggggtcaagcagtcaggcctgcaccgttctcttggtgtcgctacacatgcactcacccacttgccGAGAACACTGTCCAGTTCAgcatctgtgtgactgaagctcctgccattcatgtaccaataatg
The genomic region above belongs to Amia ocellicauda isolate fAmiCal2 chromosome 4, fAmiCal2.hap1, whole genome shotgun sequence and contains:
- the syt19 gene encoding synaptotagmin-2 yields the protein MHCVEYPTCTQLRHLNKEEEVKHLETVNGLNSEVQHVERSVWQEEMKVPAFLQLSIGDLRMPFSDEITYIIVGLAVLLFLVAAAILAWQIYQFCKHKSRTDGNGKGTQSTEEKSMQNGTAGTDDGDSQIQRHNYKVAKLQDKIEKLSRCLSPTSSLSELDSMDLDSPLEDEDGDEMPRGCLRFSLFYDSELSRLVVTVLDAGGLPVRDFSHSVDPFVRVRLLSGPPSEQSSLCCVLQEWDTRLVKNSRSPSFGDQFSYSLPEDELPAITVKLEVKDFDKYSRHNALGEVRRPLKNVNLHYPMEVLEELQALEKDLVGEVLLSLKYLPTSQRIEVGLLKIKTVSHSSHEDKVLYARTSLSCNQCKLKQQKTPLKPKLDVTVFNEILTFSLPDPQIRECIITVHVYEVHTERKKSKHLIGRLVLRKRKTSEDEHWSRMMQCVRQPVAKWHPLYI